A genome region from Glycine max cultivar Williams 82 chromosome 5, Glycine_max_v4.0, whole genome shotgun sequence includes the following:
- the LOC106798789 gene encoding nascent polypeptide-associated complex subunit alpha, muscle-specific form-like: MDRARLVYGLVTHMDMSIGALISSQISSIAQINFRGTRKVRARPANVPSSSTPPAPSTSATPTPVPPGPSTHSSQHLEFISGTDFDDADPAGCGFAKTHYVSGAVFREEATIPEPFVEEASRSQMRQEATTPGRSPQVTPDPPSPVVDQSSPQQPANPSTPVHKMSAGPPTPVLELPEDPTTPVLGLTTTPPVTLMLHFTDEEDIQDQDTQQQDQSQEF, encoded by the exons ATGGACAGAGCTAGGTTGGTTTATGGATTGGTAACCCACATGGATATGAGCATTGGCGCCCTGATCTCAAGTCAAATCTCTTCTATTGCTCAGA TTAACTTCAGAGGGACAAGGAAGGTAAGGGCTCGACCAGCTAATGTTCCCTCTTCTTCTACTCCACCAGCTCCTTCCACTTCTGCTACTCCTACACCAGTTCCTCCAGGCCCATCTACTCATAGTTCTCAGCACTTAGAGTTTATTTCAGGGacagattttgatgatgcagACCCTGCAGGATGTGGTTTTGCAAAGACCCATTATGTCAGTGGAGCAGTTTTTAGAGAAG AGGCCACCATCCCTGAGCCATTTGTTGAGGAGGCAAGTAGGTCACAAATGAGACAGGAGGCTACTACTCCTGGGAGGTCACCACAGGTTACACCAGATCCACCCTCACCAGTGGTGGATCAATCTTCCCCTCAGCAGCCAGCAAACCCTTCTACACCAGTGCATAAGATGTCAGCAGGCCCTCCTACCCCAGTACTTGAGTTGCCAGAGGACCCTACCACACCAGTCCTTGGACTGACTACTACTCCTCCAGTCACTCTTATGTTACACTTTACAGATGAGGAGGATATTCAGGATCAAGACACCCAGCAGCAGGACCAGTCACAggagttttaa